CGGAAAGCATGCAGCTCGACTATGCCCAACCCAAAGTGCGCCGCTACATCATGGATATTTTGATGGAACTGGCGACTCAATACGATGTCGACGGGATCAACATGGACTTTACACGGTGGCCCCCGATTGCCGACCCTGCGCGTCACGATTTCGACGTGCTGACGAGTTTCATCAAGGAAGTCCGGGAAGAACTGGATCGGATAAGCCACAAGAAAGGCCGCAAACTAGCTTTGAGCGCGATGGTTGTGGATGGTTACCATGCGAAGATGACTTTGAGCGAGCAGAAGATTGATCTGCATGCATGGCTCGCTAGCAGAGCATTAGACTTCATCTGTGTTCAAGCATGGGATCACAGTCAATTCCTGGCCTGGGCAAAGCAATATAAGACTCCCTACTACCTGGTCCATGACCAAGACCCCTGGGTTCAGGGCGGATGGCGGAATGATCCAGACTGGACGGACAACCATGACCCGCTGCCCGGAGAGGATTCACAAACGCAACCTCCCGTCAACAACACATTGGATCCAACAGAGTATGAAGCCGGCTTCCGGGAGCGATACAAACTAGGTATCGACGGTGTCTGTCTCGTCAACAGCGCAGGAAACAGCGTGGGAAATTTCTGCCGCCGTCTTGGACATGTAAGAGAGATAGAGGAGCGGGTACAACGGCATGAGATCTGGGGGCAAAAGAGTGGATCGCATATTCAGCTTTTATAAAGGCAAATGATTGCGGGCTTACGGTGCGTACTTTTGTGGGTGAACCATTCAGTACGCTTTATAGGAGTCATCTTGCGGCCGACCGGTATCTGGGAGTGTCCAGCCATCAATGATGGACATTAAGAGAGGTGAATTGTGTGTTCAGTACGGCAGTCTTTTGTCTGCACCCTTTGCCTTGAGTGTCTGCAACAAGACATTGTCACGTGCCGCGACAATGTCCGCGGTTTGGTGCACTTTAAGAATCTCATTTATGCCTGATTCCACCTTCTCAGCCATCTGGGGAGTTATATGTTCGATGTAGCCGAGGTCTGCCCACCAAGCTTCTATCGCTGGGCCAAGATGATCGAGGAAGTGTTTGATTCCCGTATCACCACCACCCAAATTCGCGTTCATAAACTGGCCAAGAACAGCCCATCGTAGCCCAGGGCCGTGTGCGATAGCGATGTCAATGTCGGTGAGGGTGGCTACCTCTTGATCTAGTAGATACAGCACCTCGCGGAAGACCGCCGCCTGAATACGGTTCGCGATATGTCCCTTTATTTCTCTCTTCATGCGGATTGGCTTTTTACCGATTTGTGCATAAAACTGGACGGCCTGTGTAATGTTTTCCGTGGATGTTAACTTGCCTCCAACAACTTCGACGAGTGGGATTATATGTGGTGGGTTGAAAGGGTGCCCAAGCAGGACACGTGCTGGGTTAGTTGCCTCTGTCTGGAAATTCGAAACAGGAATACCCGAGGAACTACTCGCAATGATGACATTGGGGCCGACAGCGTCGGAAATATCTTTGAATAGTTGGAGCTTGAGATCTACTCTCTCTGGACCGTTTTCCTGGACGAAATCGACGTCGTTCAGAGATTCTCTCAGATTCGTAGAAAACGACAGGTTGTTTTTATCAGCGCCAGGCTCAAGCCCTATTTCCTCCAGTAACGTCCATGCGTTATCGATATACATACGCATCTTCTTCTCGGACTCTGTAACAGGATCGGTTGCATGTACAGCAAAACCTTTTGCGAGATAGTACGCCGCCCAACTCATCCCGATCAGCCCACAACCAACGATACCGATTGTTCTCACATTGAGATCATTTTTCATATTTCTTTGCCTGGAGGTACAAATGCACTTGCATTATTCAAATTAGCTCAACGGTAGGCTGTCAGCTTTGTGCACTGACTGCCAAATCATGTTGCAAATGTACATTGATTAGCGTGATCGATGGCAAGCTCAATTAGATCGGATCTGATGAAATCGTTCGGGCAGTGATAGCGGGTAGCCGCCATCACTGAGAGCGGTCTGAGCGACAGCAAGGCGCGCTGTTCGAATGCGAGCTGGTGAGCAAGAGACGTAGTCGATACCAAGTGTGGAGAAGAAATGTATAGATGCAGGATCTCCTCCGTGTTCTCCGCAAATGCCGATTTTGATCTCAGGATTTGCCTCGCGCAGCCCATTGATAGCGATACGGATAAGATTTCCAACACCTTCGCGATCGAGAGTGACGAAAGGATCGGATGGTAAGATGCCATGCTCAAGGTAGTGATTGAGGAAGACGCTGGAGTCGTCGCGGGAGAGGCCGAAGGTCATCTGCGTGAGATCATTTGTCCCGAAAGAAGCGAAGTCGACATACTGGGCGATGGTGTGAGCGCAGATGGCGGCCCGTGGCAGTTCAATCATGGTGCCGACAAGATAGGGAATAGAGATGCCTGCCTTAGCGAAGACTTCGGATGCAACATGGTCGATGCGCTTCCTAAGCCATGACATCTCTTCGGCACTGGCGATGAGGGGAACCATGATCTCTGGAACGGTTTGATAGCCTTCCTTGATCACGTTGATGGCTGCCTGCAGGATCGCCTTGACCTGCATCTCGAGTATCTCGGGATACGTGATGCTGAGGCGACATCCGCGGTGTCCCATCATCGGGTTTGTTTCGGTGAGCGCCTGAATGCGCTCGGTAAGTTGCTTGAACTTACGGACCTCCCGGTTAGTGATGGCCGCGTTCTCCAAATCTGCGCGAGCTTGATCTAGAGAAGGGAGGAATTCATGGAGTGGTGGGTCGAGGAGGCGGATGGTCACAGGCAACGGTGACATTTCACGGAAGAGCGCTTCGAAGTCGTGCTGCTGCATGGGGAGAAGTTGTTCAAGCGGAGCCTGACGATCTTCTTGATTGGATGCGAGAATCATGGCACGGACGTGCGGGAGCCGTTCGGGAGTGAAGAACATGTGCTCGGTCCTGCAAAGACCAATGCCACGCGCCCCTGCAACACGAGCCTGCACGGCGTCGAGTGGCGTATCGGCGTTTGCGCGAACGTCGAGTGCAGCAATGTTCTTCGTCCAGTCCAGCAGAGTTTGAAGGGATTCGTTTTTCTCGTCCGGTGCACGCAGAGGTAGTTGCCCGGAAAAGATGCGGCCTGTAGAGCCGTCGAGAGAGATCCAGTCACCTCTCTGGAGCGTTTGATCGCCGATGCGAAGTAGGGACGCAGCCTTGTCGGTGACGATCTCCTTTGCTCCAGTGATGCAGCATTTGCCCATTCCGCGCGCGACCACAGCGGCGTGGCTGGTTGCTCCGCCGTGCGCTGTAAGAAAGCCTGCGGCAAGTGCCATGCCGTGAATGTCGTCGGCCGTGGTTTCGTAGCTGATGAGGATGAGCGGATCGTGATCAGGCCGTTTTGCCATACGCACGACTTCGGCAGAAGAGAAGGCGATTCTTCCAACAGCAGATCCAGGTGATGCGGGTATTCCAGTTGTAAGCAGAGTTGGCGTTGAAGCGATGAAATCGAGCTGCGGCGCAAGAATCTCGCTGATGCTGGCAGGATCAACGCGTGCGATCGCTTCATCCCTGGTGATGAGGCCTTCGGCAACCATATCGACGGCGATACGAACAGCCGCGATCCCACTTCGTTTGGCCGAGCGTGTCTGCAGCAAGAAGAGCTTGCGATTCTCGACCGTGAATTCGAAGTCCTGTACATCGCGATAATGCTGTTCGAGTTCCATGACGATGGAGGAAAGTTCTTTATAAACGTCCGGCATACTGCGTTTGAGTGATGCGATGGACACAGGTGTGTGCGCACCGGAGACGATATCTTCTCCTTGTGCATTTACGAGAAACTCCCCGAAGATCTTCCTTTCTCCAGTGGAGGGGTCGCGAGTAAAGCCGACGCCCGTGCCGCTCTCTGTGCCGGCATTGCCCATCACCATGGCCTGCACGGTGACCGCAGTGCCGAGATCATCGGAGATGCCGTTAAGCCTGCGATAGAATCTGGCGCGCTCGTTACTCCATGACTCGATGACAGCCGTAATAGCAAGCTGCAGTTGTTGATTGCTGTTATCTGGGAACTCCCGGTCTGTAGAGCGCAAGACAATAGACTGAAGCTGATGAATTGCTTCGCGGAGAGAATCATCGGAGAGATGGTCGCTGCTGCTATGATCGGCGTAAACCGCAGTCATCACCTGATCAAGATCACTCTTCGGCACGCCGAGAACGACTGCGCTGAACATCTGAATAAGACGACGGTACGAGTCCAGAGCAAGTCGCATAGAGCCGCTCTGTGATGCGAATCCCTCAATGGACGCCTGCGAAAGGCCGACATTCAGAATTGTGTCCATCATGCCAGGCATGGAGACGACAGAGCCGGAGCGAACGCTGACCAGAAGGGGATTGCATGCGTTATTGAACTCGCGGCCCATCGTCTCTCCGAGCCAACGCATGGCTGCTTCGATCTCTTCAGCAAGAGACGGGGGAAGAGTTCCGTGCTTGAAATAGTAATGGCAGGCATTTGTGCCGATAACGAATCCTGGAGGCACCGGGATGGAGAGGCGCGACATCTGGACCAGGCCGGCACCTTTGTTGCCTAGAAGAGCGCGCATGGACGCATCGGCATCGGCAACGCCATTTCCGAAACGGTAGACATATCGTTCACTACGCACCATGATTCTGCTCCATGCCATTCTGGCTTTGAATTGAGTCGCTGAAGATGGCCCAGGTCCTCTCAGCGGGAAGATGCGGAAAGACGATGGAGCCAAATTGCGTGTAGAAATAATGGTCGAAACCTAGTAGCTTGACCTGACGCTCGCGTTCGGCATGGTCTGCTTCGCTGAATTGCTCGCCGAAGAGACGCGAAGAGTAGCAGAAGGCCAGCCGCTTTGTAGGGAACGCTGTACGAATTTCCATCGCAAATTTTCTAGCTTCAAGAGGGTTGAAGCCAGTGCTCTTGTAGCAGAGAACATCAGCAGTTGGTGCATACATTAGACACCGGGCGATTGCTGCATCGGTGCCTCCGCAGTATCCCTGGAGGTTCTCCTGCGTTGTGGCGCCGCTGAGATAGCGCTGGTCGCACGCGTCACCATTGCCATCGATCGCTACAGCTGTTTTGGCTTCCGTGCAGGCAAAGAGAGCGAGCTTGATGCCTAGAGAGGCCGCAGTTGCTTTTGCAGACTGTAGCTTCCGTAATACACACTCAATTGAGGTGAGCGCTGGACCAGATGGGCGCGACGGATGGCTCGTCTGGTGGCAATATTCCCCTAATCGTATCGCGATCGCACCTGCATTCATAAGGTGCTTTACAAGATGAAGAGAGTTGTCGAAATTAGGAGATCCTACGGGCCATGGTGTTGCCGTGGAGTGCAAGGTTGAGAGAGGCATTTGTTCGATCCTTTGTGTGATTCGAATGAGGGCCTGGCAAGGCAGCCCATTTCCTATGTCGCGACCATACAGATCGAGCGAGTATGGCATCAACCCTTGCTAGGACAAATCGGACGAGTGACCGGAAAGCTTTCCTGAATAGATGAATGGATATTTTTGCGATATGTATGAACTGTGCATATTGCTAATTAGATATGCGGTGGATGCGGTGGTCTGACCAGATAGACCGTAACGGAGCAAATCTACTAGACTCTGCGGATAATGGTTTTCTCAATGACAGTTCTCAACAAGCTCAACGATGCGCTCATTCATCGCAGAATTCAGGAGGGAAGCGAACTCCTCGAGAGAACTCATAAGAGCGCCAACAAGTTGTCTGCTTCAGACATGCATAGCGCAGCTTTTGCTTTCTGTGTGTCGCAGTGGATGGATATCGGATATGGAAGCCTGCAGGTGTTGGACGAGCTCCTGGCAAAGTTCACCAAGATCGATCGCGGTCGAATGAATTTTAAGGATTACATCCAGTTGAGGATGGCA
This region of Acidobacteriota bacterium genomic DNA includes:
- a CDS encoding pyruvate, phosphate dikinase, translating into MVRSERYVYRFGNGVADADASMRALLGNKGAGLVQMSRLSIPVPPGFVIGTNACHYYFKHGTLPPSLAEEIEAAMRWLGETMGREFNNACNPLLVSVRSGSVVSMPGMMDTILNVGLSQASIEGFASQSGSMRLALDSYRRLIQMFSAVVLGVPKSDLDQVMTAVYADHSSSDHLSDDSLREAIHQLQSIVLRSTDREFPDNSNQQLQLAITAVIESWSNERARFYRRLNGISDDLGTAVTVQAMVMGNAGTESGTGVGFTRDPSTGERKIFGEFLVNAQGEDIVSGAHTPVSIASLKRSMPDVYKELSSIVMELEQHYRDVQDFEFTVENRKLFLLQTRSAKRSGIAAVRIAVDMVAEGLITRDEAIARVDPASISEILAPQLDFIASTPTLLTTGIPASPGSAVGRIAFSSAEVVRMAKRPDHDPLILISYETTADDIHGMALAAGFLTAHGGATSHAAVVARGMGKCCITGAKEIVTDKAASLLRIGDQTLQRGDWISLDGSTGRIFSGQLPLRAPDEKNESLQTLLDWTKNIAALDVRANADTPLDAVQARVAGARGIGLCRTEHMFFTPERLPHVRAMILASNQEDRQAPLEQLLPMQQHDFEALFREMSPLPVTIRLLDPPLHEFLPSLDQARADLENAAITNREVRKFKQLTERIQALTETNPMMGHRGCRLSITYPEILEMQVKAILQAAINVIKEGYQTVPEIMVPLIASAEEMSWLRKRIDHVASEVFAKAGISIPYLVGTMIELPRAAICAHTIAQYVDFASFGTNDLTQMTFGLSRDDSSVFLNHYLEHGILPSDPFVTLDREGVGNLIRIAINGLREANPEIKIGICGEHGGDPASIHFFSTLGIDYVSCSPARIRTARLAVAQTALSDGGYPLSLPERFHQIRSN
- a CDS encoding 3-hydroxyacyl-CoA dehydrogenase, which encodes MKNDLNVRTIGIVGCGLIGMSWAAYYLAKGFAVHATDPVTESEKKMRMYIDNAWTLLEEIGLEPGADKNNLSFSTNLRESLNDVDFVQENGPERVDLKLQLFKDISDAVGPNVIIASSSSGIPVSNFQTEATNPARVLLGHPFNPPHIIPLVEVVGGKLTSTENITQAVQFYAQIGKKPIRMKREIKGHIANRIQAAVFREVLYLLDQEVATLTDIDIAIAHGPGLRWAVLGQFMNANLGGGDTGIKHFLDHLGPAIEAWWADLGYIEHITPQMAEKVESGINEILKVHQTADIVAARDNVLLQTLKAKGADKRLPY